TAAAATTTCCCGCTGCAATATTTTTGACCCCGACTAATAACTCCTTGATCGGTTTGGTGATAGTTAAAGCATTAAAAACCGCTCCGAGAATCACCATAGCCCAGATCGAGACAAAAACGGCAATAGTCACATCACGGGTTAGATTAGAAGAAGCCACCACAATAGCGTTAGGATTGATCCCGATCGCCAATACTCCCAAATATTTGCCTTCGTGATTCAAGGGAACAAAGACATCGGTTACTTCACCGTCGGGGGTTTTATGCTGACGGACGAGGGGAGTTTCCCCATTTTCGCCATAATTTTCCGGTAATTGAATGCGACGCTCGATCGTCAGGGAATTCTTAACTTCGGCGGTAGAATAGGGAATGCCGAAAAATATTTGACCCTCTTCGTTAGCGTAGATCAAATAACGAACACTGGAGGTACTACTGTAAAAACGGGCTGAAAAACGGGCTAAATCGGTTAAATTATCTTCAGCAATGAGAGGGGAGACATTAGCGGCTAATAACAGCCCCAAATCCCGGCCAAAACGGGTATCATTGAGACGCACATCCTGCTGGATCGTGTTAACCGCCCAAAAGGTTAAACCACTCATCAACAAGGAGACGGCTAAAGTAGCCGCAGCCATTAATTTAGTTTGGAGAGTGAATTCGGACCACCAACGGGCGATCGCTTTTCGGAGACTGGGCAGAAAATTAGACACGGTTAGGCAGGATTAATCTGTATTCTTGACTACTCTATCGCTCAAATCGCGGGTTAATATGATCATCTTAACTCATTATTAAGCTGGTAGCCGTTAAACCGGCACTAATCAAAGTCTAAGTCTCCGAGAAAGTCAAGAAATGCCCAAAAGCGCCGACAGTTCTAATTTTAGCCACCCCCGGTACTTCTGTGGTGTAGATACTGAACACACCTAGATTTTGCCGTTGACTAGAGGTTTCAATCGCTGGTTTTAAGATTTGATTTTTGATCACATTTCTGGCTGCCACCGGCAAAGAATCGATCGAGTCACAGAGACTGATTTTCTCGCAAGCAATTTTGTCGGCATGAGCGAGAAGTTTTTCCGAGGCGTATTCGCTGTAAAGTTCTTGGGGGGGATTGGTAAATCCCATAATCCCCGCTACCACCCCCAGGGCGATCGCTCCCTTGAAGAAATTACCCCCCATAGCTAGTTAGCTCCTTGATTTTGTCTTCTCCACTCTATTTTGACAAGACATTTTCGATCTGACTAGGGAGCGGTGTTAATTTCTTAAACCAATACCGGGTGCATAGCACTCTAGTACATTTCCCGTGAGACTGCAGCTAATTAACAGATAATCACAGTGAGAACAGGCGGTGCTAATGAGATGATGTTCTAAAATATGCTGTCTTTCGGCAAAATTTCCACAATTAGGACAGCGTACTTGTTGTCGGGTGATCATAGCAAACCTCGTTAATTAGTTATCTTTTGTATATAAAGCTAGTTTTTCTTGATCCCAATTGGTTTAAGTCTATTTTTTCCTTGATCCCCATTATGGAGTCGCTAATCTGATCTGGCTAGTAATTTTTACTAAACTTTGCAATTTTTCTTGAAAAATTTAATAATTTCTTTCTAGTTTTTTTTACCGTGATCGGATATGTGTCGTAATTTTGGGGAAGAGAAAGCCAGAAAGCGAACTTTTAAACTGCCGATCCCTTACTGCTATAATTACGGCTGAGATTATTGATTATCCTATGAAGTATGCTCTGGTTCACGAGTGGTTAACCCCAAAGGCGACGGGGGGATCGGAATTAGTGGTTAGGGAGATTTTACAATGTCTAGAGGCGGATTTATACGCTTTGATCGATTTTGAGTCCACTAATCCCGATAGTTATCTCTATGGTCGCTCGATCGGGACAACTTTTCTGCAAAATTTCCCGAAAGCAAGCAATGGCGTACAAAAATACTTACCTTTTCTTCCCCTGGCGATCGAGCAGTTAAATTTAGAGGATTATGATGTAATTTTATCCTCCTCCCATTGTGTGGCTAAAGGGGTTTTAATTCGACCGGATCAGGTGCACATTTGTTATTGTCACACCCCGATGCGTTATGCTTGGGATTTAACTTTTGACTATCTGGCTAATAGTAAGTTAGGACAGGGATTACCCGGTATTTTCACCCGTTATCTCTTGCATGGGTTGCGTCAGTGGGATGTGATTTCTGCTAATCGTGTGGACTATTTTCTGGCTAATTCCCACCACACCGCTAGACGAATTTGGCGCTGTTATCGACGGGAGGCAAAAGTTATTTATCCTCCCGTACAAATCGAGCGTTTTCCCTACCAAGAGAAAAAAGAAGATTTTTATTTAGTAGTCTCTCGTTTGGTTAGTTATAAAAAAGTCCCTTTAATTGTGGAGGCATTTAATCAATTGGGATTACCATTAGTAGTTATTGGAGATGGTCCACAGATGACTTTAATCAGACAGTTAGCTAAGGATAATATTCAGATTTTAGGTGCGGTTTCTGATCGAATAGTAGCAGAGTATATGTCGAAAGCAAAAGCGTTTATTTATGCTGCCTGTGAGGATTTTGGTATTGCTTTAGTGGAAGCGCAAGCTTGTGGCACTCCTGTGATTGCATTTGCTGCCGGAGGTGCTTTAGAAACCGTGCGGGATCTGCGGGAAAATTCTCCCCAGGCAACAGGATTACTTTTTGGGGAACAAAATCCCCAATCCTTGCAGGAAGCGGTTAAATATTTTGTCGATCATGCGGATAAAATTGATCCGGAAAATTGTCGGCAACAGGCTAATAGATTTACTCCAGAGGTTTTTAGAAATGCTTACAGTTTGTTTATAGAGGAACATTCAATATCTAAAAATTATTGCTAACTTTAATTAGATCAGTTATCCTAATGGTGAGCTACGAGGTTTTCGTTTTAGAGAGTCAGTCATTGGTAGTTGATAACAAATTAGGTTACACTTCCTCTTGATGAGAAAGGCTGTATTTCCCCAATGATGAGGACGCAGCCAATGCGCCCAAAATGTAATATCATGGATATTTCTCTAAAATTGAGATCTAGCCAACGCTGATAGCTTACCGTGGTGATTGTGATGACAGAAAAGTGAGGATTATAGCCGTGCCTTGGAATCGAGTTAATCAATGGGTAGAAAGACGCTCTTTAGTGGCCCTAGAATCAGCTTATCAGAGAGCGCTAAAAATTAAAGCGATCGAAGATAAACATTTTGGGGGACAAAAAATTTCCCCGGCTGCCGTGGGAGGAAAAAGTGTTTATGATTACTTTCAAAGTACCCTAGATCGAGAATTATTACAGATACGTTTCGATTTAACTCAAGTGCGTCTGGGTAATTTTATCAATCCGCAAACTAACCCAGAAAATAATAACATTTTAGAGACTTTAAAGGTGATCGAGGATATTATCGGTAAATATCGCCTAGACTTAGGGGAATTGCTGCCCCCATTACCGAATAATGAAACCCCCAATCTGCCTAATGCCAATCTCACTGGTGATACCCCTAGCGATAAAACTAAGCAGACAATTTCTCCTGCAACTGGTAATAAATTTTTTAACTTCCAGCAAGAATTAACCCCCGAATACGAACAAACCGTTATTAAACAACTCCGTACTTTGCGACAACAACAACGGATTGCTATTCGTTTTATCCTGATTATTATTTTAGTTCCTCTCTCGGTACAGGTTATTAGTAGAAACTTTATTTTTAGCCCTGTTTTAAACTATTTTGGTGTGGATAGAGCGAAAATATCAGAAGTTTATATTTCTCAGGAAATTGGCGAAAAATATCTCAGGGAATTTGCTAGACTTCAAGAAATTGAAGAAATCAAGCAGGTTTTAGGAGTAGCAAAAGCAGGGCATGAATCAGAAGAAACCTTTCGAGAACAGGTCGAGGAATTATTTAAAGAAGCGGGTTATGAAAGTCAAGATGGTTGGAAAAACTTACTATCGGATCTGACTGGATTAATAGCCTTTATTGCCATCTTAATTTTTGGTCGTCAACAATTGGCAATTACGCGAGCTTATGTTAGTCGTTATTTTCTCAGCTTAAATGATATCACCAAAGCCTTTATCTTTATTCTCTTTACCGATATATTTGTCGGGTTTCACTCGGCGGAGGGTTGGACGGTAATCTTAGAAACTTTGTTCCGGCACTTTGGTTGGCGCGAGAATATTACATTTATCAGCTTGTTTGTGGCCACTGTTCCCGTTATCCTAGATACCATCTTTAAACTATTAATATTTAATTATCTGACCCGTAAATCTCCCACCGCCGCAACTATCCTAGAAAAGATGAACCAGTAACGCCCTATGATCCTTAGCATTGCCGATACCTTCATTAAAAGACCCGTTCTGACCACGGTTTGCTCGATTTTAATCGTTTTGATCGGAGCGATCGCTGTTCCCTTTTTACCCCTAGAAAAACTGCCGCAGTTGGCATTTATTCAGGTAGCGGTAAATGCCAACTATTTGGGAACCGATGCCAAAACCGTACAGGATAACGTTACCACGGTACTCGATCGCCAGATTAACGGGACAGAACAGATTGTTTATATGCAGTCCCAGAGTACCAACACCGGACAAAGTACGGTGAATGTCTTTTTCCCGGTAGAAATGGATCGTAACATTGCCCAAGTCTTGGTACAAAACCGTGTCAGTACCGCCGCCGCTAGTTTACCTGAAGAAGTGAACCGGCAGGGGGTGACAACCAATACCCAATCCCCCAGCGTTACCCTTGCCTACGGTATTTCCGCCAAACCGGACGAAAAGGGCAATTATCCCTACGATACAGTCTTTTTAAGTAACTTTGTCGATCGGGTCATCGATGCGGAGATTCGCCGGATCGAGGGAGTTGGTAGTACAACAATCATCGGGGAGAGGGAATACGCCCTGCGTTTTTGGCTTAATCCCGATGCTTTAGCCGCTAGGGGCGTATCGGCGGAACAAGTAGTACAGGCAATCCGAGAACAGAATATTCAGGTGGGTGCGGGGACAATTGGCGGTGATCCCAGTCCCGAAGAGCAGCAATTCCAGATCGCCATTCGCGCCGTTGGTAGGGTTGCCACCGGGGAGGAAGCAGAAAATATCGTCGTCAAAGTCGGGGAAAATGGCGATTTAATCCGAATTAAAGACGTAGGACGCGCAGAAATCGGAGCCGAAAGCTACAGTACCGCCGCCTATTTCGACAAATCCCCCGCCGTCGTCTATATCGTCTATCAGTTGCCCGGTTCCAACGCTTGGAATACCGCCAAACTGGTGAAAGAAAAAATGGCGGAACTAGAACCGAGTTTCCCCCCGGGGTTAAATATCGCCATTACCCTCGATAATACGGCTTTTGTCGCGGCTTCCCTAGAAGAAGCCTTTGGCACTCTGGTGGAGGCGATTTTACTGGTTATTCTAGTCATTTTTATCTTCCTTCAGGACTGGCGCACCACGATCATTCCGGCGATCGCTATTCCCGTATCTTTGATCGGAACCATGGCCGTCGCCCTAGCTTTAGGCTATTCTCTCAATAACCTCTCCTTGTTTGCCGTCATTCTAGCCACCGGTTTAGTGGTGGACGACGGCATCGTGATCGTAGAGGCGGTATCGGAAAAATTACGGCAGGGGATGCGGCCATTGCAAGCTGCCCTCGATGCCATGGGCGAGTTAACCTCGGCGGTAATTGCCAGTTCTCTTGTACTACTAGCGGTTTTTATTCCCGTCACCTTCTTCCCCGGTACGGTGGGGATCGTTTATCGACAATTTGCCGTCATCATCTCCGCTTCAATTATCATCTCCACCTTTAACGCCCTCAGTTTTTCCCCCACCATGTCGGCGATTATCATGAAACCGCCCCAAGGCACCCGCGGACCCTTGGGACTGTTTTTCGATGGCTTTAATCGAGGTTTCAACGCAGTTAAAGAAGGCTATCGACGCTCGATCGAATTTCTGATCCGGCTTCGGTTTCTGGTGTTACCCTTCTTTATTGCCGCCCTCTTTCTCACAGCTTGGAGTTATAGCACCACTCCCCAGGGTTTTATCCCCGAAGAAGACCAAGGTTATGCCTTCGTTTTGGTGCAAGCACCCGCCGGGGTTTCCCTGCGCTACACCGACCGGGTTATCCGTGAGATTAACGAAGAAATTCTCGACGGTATCGAAGAAATCGATCACTTTGTCGGTATGGCGGGCTTTAGTTTTGCCGGAAGTGGTAGCAACCAAGGGCTATTTTTTGTCAAGTTAAAAGAATGGTCGGAACGGCCCGGCGAAGATAAGTCGGTTTTCGGGGTTCTGCGGAAAATTAACCAACAATTAGCCACTAAAGTCCGAGATGCTCGCGCTTTCGCCGTTAATGCGCCCCCCGTGGATGGATTAAGTTCTACCGGCGGTTTCGAGTTATTTATCCAAAACCGCGCTTCTTTCCCCATGGACGCTTTGATTGCCAACGCTAATAACGTCATGGCCGAGGCCCGAACAAGACCGGAATTATCGGGAATTTTCACCCAATTTACCACCGACACGCCGATGCTGGAACTTTCCATCAATCGCAACCAGCTACAGGCGCAAAACGTCGATATGCAGGCCGTTTTCGGTACCCTGCAAACCTATCTCGGTTCCAACTTCGTCAACCAATTCGTCTTAGGCGATCGCTTGTATCGAGTCTTTGCCCAAGCAGAAGCGGATTATCGTTCTAATCCCGAAGATATTAACCGTCTTTACGTCCGTTCCCGTACCGGGGCCAATATTCCCCTATCGGGTTTAGTTAGCGTCAAACGCTTCACCTATCCACCGATTATCACTAACTTTAACCTCTATCCCTCGATTAACGTTCAGGGTAGTCCCGCCCCCGGTTTTAGTACGGGACAGGCGATCGCGGTGATGGAAGATGTCTGCCGCAAAGTCCTGCAGCCCGGTTTCGGTTACGCTTGGACGGGGACAGCTTTCCAAGAAAAAACTTCCGCTGGGGCTGCCCCAGTTATCTTCGGATTAGCCTTTATCGTGGTTTTCCTTGTTCTTGCGGCCCAGTACGAAAGCTATATCGACCCGATTATCATCATGATTACCGTTCCCCTAGCGATCCTAGGTGCCATGGGGGCCTTACTGTTACGGGCGAATTTCCTACAAGTGGGTAGTCTCTTCCCGACGGTGAATAATAATATTTATGCTCAGGTGGCTTTGGTCATGTTGATCGGTTTAGCGGCTAAAAATGCCATCTTGATCGTGGAATTCGCTAACCAGTCCCGTACTTTGGGTTTAAGTATTCCCGATGCGGCAGCCCGGGCCTCGACGGAACGCTTAAGACCGATTCTGATGACGGCTATTTCCGGTTTAGTCGGTTTCTTGCCCTTGGTTATCGCTTCCGGCGCCGGGGCGATGAGTCGTTGGTCCCTGGGAACTGCAATCCTAGGCGGTTATCTGATTTCCACGGTGTTGAGTTTATTTCTCGTCCCGGTTTTGTATGTGCTGATCAAACAGTTCGAGGCCCGATTCCTCTCCTCGAAACCCCCCAAAGGTGGCGGTTCTGGCAATAGTAAAACTCCCTCTCTCGGTGGCGAAAGAAATACATCAGAAACCTCCATAGAAGAAGGGGCCATTTCTTCTTTGAAAATCTCTCCTCAGTCCCCGAATGACTAGGGTGTTAGGAGACTTTTTCAGTGATAACTGATAACTGATAACTGATAACTGAAAATAATGAGTCTAGAATCTACAG
This portion of the Microcystis aeruginosa NIES-2549 genome encodes:
- a CDS encoding DUF4359 domain-containing protein, with product MGGNFFKGAIALGVVAGIMGFTNPPQELYSEYASEKLLAHADKIACEKISLCDSIDSLPVAARNVIKNQILKPAIETSSQRQNLGVFSIYTTEVPGVAKIRTVGAFGHFLTFSET
- a CDS encoding glycosyltransferase, whose amino-acid sequence is MKYALVHEWLTPKATGGSELVVREILQCLEADLYALIDFESTNPDSYLYGRSIGTTFLQNFPKASNGVQKYLPFLPLAIEQLNLEDYDVILSSSHCVAKGVLIRPDQVHICYCHTPMRYAWDLTFDYLANSKLGQGLPGIFTRYLLHGLRQWDVISANRVDYFLANSHHTARRIWRCYRREAKVIYPPVQIERFPYQEKKEDFYLVVSRLVSYKKVPLIVEAFNQLGLPLVVIGDGPQMTLIRQLAKDNIQILGAVSDRIVAEYMSKAKAFIYAACEDFGIALVEAQACGTPVIAFAAGGALETVRDLRENSPQATGLLFGEQNPQSLQEAVKYFVDHADKIDPENCRQQANRFTPEVFRNAYSLFIEEHSISKNYC
- a CDS encoding proton extrusion protein PcxA; its protein translation is MPWNRVNQWVERRSLVALESAYQRALKIKAIEDKHFGGQKISPAAVGGKSVYDYFQSTLDRELLQIRFDLTQVRLGNFINPQTNPENNNILETLKVIEDIIGKYRLDLGELLPPLPNNETPNLPNANLTGDTPSDKTKQTISPATGNKFFNFQQELTPEYEQTVIKQLRTLRQQQRIAIRFILIIILVPLSVQVISRNFIFSPVLNYFGVDRAKISEVYISQEIGEKYLREFARLQEIEEIKQVLGVAKAGHESEETFREQVEELFKEAGYESQDGWKNLLSDLTGLIAFIAILIFGRQQLAITRAYVSRYFLSLNDITKAFIFILFTDIFVGFHSAEGWTVILETLFRHFGWRENITFISLFVATVPVILDTIFKLLIFNYLTRKSPTAATILEKMNQ
- a CDS encoding efflux RND transporter permease subunit, whose protein sequence is MILSIADTFIKRPVLTTVCSILIVLIGAIAVPFLPLEKLPQLAFIQVAVNANYLGTDAKTVQDNVTTVLDRQINGTEQIVYMQSQSTNTGQSTVNVFFPVEMDRNIAQVLVQNRVSTAAASLPEEVNRQGVTTNTQSPSVTLAYGISAKPDEKGNYPYDTVFLSNFVDRVIDAEIRRIEGVGSTTIIGEREYALRFWLNPDALAARGVSAEQVVQAIREQNIQVGAGTIGGDPSPEEQQFQIAIRAVGRVATGEEAENIVVKVGENGDLIRIKDVGRAEIGAESYSTAAYFDKSPAVVYIVYQLPGSNAWNTAKLVKEKMAELEPSFPPGLNIAITLDNTAFVAASLEEAFGTLVEAILLVILVIFIFLQDWRTTIIPAIAIPVSLIGTMAVALALGYSLNNLSLFAVILATGLVVDDGIVIVEAVSEKLRQGMRPLQAALDAMGELTSAVIASSLVLLAVFIPVTFFPGTVGIVYRQFAVIISASIIISTFNALSFSPTMSAIIMKPPQGTRGPLGLFFDGFNRGFNAVKEGYRRSIEFLIRLRFLVLPFFIAALFLTAWSYSTTPQGFIPEEDQGYAFVLVQAPAGVSLRYTDRVIREINEEILDGIEEIDHFVGMAGFSFAGSGSNQGLFFVKLKEWSERPGEDKSVFGVLRKINQQLATKVRDARAFAVNAPPVDGLSSTGGFELFIQNRASFPMDALIANANNVMAEARTRPELSGIFTQFTTDTPMLELSINRNQLQAQNVDMQAVFGTLQTYLGSNFVNQFVLGDRLYRVFAQAEADYRSNPEDINRLYVRSRTGANIPLSGLVSVKRFTYPPIITNFNLYPSINVQGSPAPGFSTGQAIAVMEDVCRKVLQPGFGYAWTGTAFQEKTSAGAAPVIFGLAFIVVFLVLAAQYESYIDPIIIMITVPLAILGAMGALLLRANFLQVGSLFPTVNNNIYAQVALVMLIGLAAKNAILIVEFANQSRTLGLSIPDAAARASTERLRPILMTAISGLVGFLPLVIASGAGAMSRWSLGTAILGGYLISTVLSLFLVPVLYVLIKQFEARFLSSKPPKGGGSGNSKTPSLGGERNTSETSIEEGAISSLKISPQSPND